A genomic segment from Euleptes europaea isolate rEulEur1 chromosome 15, rEulEur1.hap1, whole genome shotgun sequence encodes:
- the NAB1 gene encoding NGFI-A-binding protein 1: MATALPRTLGELQLYRILQKANLLFYFDAFIQQGGDDVQQLCEAGEEEFLEIMALVGMASKPLHVRRLQKALRDWVTNPGLFNQPLTSLPVSSIPIYKLPEGSPAWLGISCNSYERNSNSREPHLKIPKCAATTCIQSVGAGKSDGAGTLPLQSGSEQRLWQGHPATESEHSLSPADVGSPASPKENPETLDMAAALSVSECVERLVPTLPKSDLNEVKELLKINKKLAKMVGHIFELSDEDPRKEEEIRKYSAIYGRFDSKRKDGKHLTLHELTVNEAAAQLCVKDNALLTRRDELFALARQISREVTYKYTYRTTKSKCGERDELSPKRIKLEDGFSDFQDAVQSFYQQDSVKIQQALSKGKCEDLAVLGLQPEKMMSKQMEFLCTRANLERRLSTGLYRQTSEEHSPNGLTPDHADGQGERPLNLRMSGLPSRLMPHISLDGDPHVVKPLCGDLSRLYSSGEAKSHSSEGLGILKDFPHSAFSNLERKVIKTEPEDTR; this comes from the exons ATGGCCACAGCTTTACCCAGAACCCTCGGAGAGTTGCAGCTCTATCGAATCCTGCAGAAAGCCAATCTCTTGTTCTACTTCGATGCCTTTATTCAACAGGGAGGGGATGACGTCCAGCAGTTGTGCGAGGCGGGGGAAGAGGAGTTCCTCGAAATCATGGCCCTCGTCGGCATGGCGAGCAAACCCCTTCACGTCCGAAGACTTCAGAAGGCGTTGAGAGACTGGGTCACGAATCCAGGCCTTTTTAACCAGCCCCTTACTTCCTTACCGGTCAGTAGCATTCCTATATATAAGTTACCGGAAGGATCTCCCGCTTGGTTGGGAATATCATGCAATAGCTACGAAAGGAACAGTAATTCGCGTGAGCCTCACTTGAAGATCCCGAAATGCGCCGCGACCACGTGCATTCAGAGCGTGGGCGCAGGCAAGTCCGACGGGGCGGGCACGTTGCCGCTGCAGAGCGGCAGCGAACAGAGACTGTGGCAAGGCCACCCCGCCACCGAGAGCGAGCACAGCCTCTCCCCGGCAGACGTCGGCTCTCCGGCCTCGCCAAAGGAAAACCCAGAAACCTTGGACATGGCGGCCGCCCTGTCGGTCTCCGAGTGCGTCGAGCGCCtggtccccaccctccccaagagcGACTTGAACGAAGTCAAAGAACTGCTGAAAATCAATAAGAAGCTGGCCAAGATGGTGGGCCACATTTTTGAGTTGAGCGACGAGGACCCTCGCAAAGAGGAGGAGATCAGGAAGTACAGCGCAATCTACGGCCGGTTTGACTCAAAGAGGAAAGACGGCAAGCATCTCACCCTTCACGAG CTCACTGTTAATGAAGCGGCCGCCCAGTTGTGCGTGAAGGATAACGCCTTGTTGACCCGGAGGGACGAGCTGTTTGCGCTGGCGCGGCAGATCTCTCGAGAAGTGACCTACAAGTATACTTACCGGACCACCAA GTCTAAATGTGGGGAAAGGGATGAGCTGTCTCCAAAGAGAATTAAGCTAGAG GATGGCTTCTCCGATTTCCAGGATGCGGTCCAGAGCTTTTACCAGCAGGATTCGGTCAAAATTCAGCAGGCGCTGTCAAAAGGGAAGTGTGAAGACTTGGCAGTTCTCGGCTTGCAG CCGGAAAAGATGATGTCGAAGCAGATGGAATTCCTTTGCACCCGGGCGAATCTGGAGAGGCGCCTTTCGACGGGCCTTTACAGGCAGACTTCCGAAGAGCACAGTCCCAACGGCTTGACACCGGACCATGCCGACGGGCAAG GCGAAAGGCCCTTAAATCTCCGCATGTCAGGGCTGCCCAGCAGACTGATGCCGCACATTTCGTTAGACGGGGACCCCCACGTGGTGAAACCGCTCTGCGGTGACTTGAGCCGGCTGTATTCCAGCGGTGAGGCAAAGTCACACTCTTCGG AAGGCCTTGGTATCTTGAAAGATTTCCCTCACTCAGCTTTCAGCAACCTCGAAAGGAAAGTCATCAAGACAGAGCCGGAAGACACAAGATAG